One segment of Haemophilus influenzae DNA contains the following:
- a CDS encoding MalY/PatB family protein, whose product MNNLYNFDVIIDRLNTFSAKWNVDNDIIPMSVADMDIPAPQLMIDELEKFNRLGIYGYTELPADYYEIISDYIFEQYHYSVLSEKIVFCPRIIQAVSIYIRAFTKETDGICILSPSYSPILNTIKLNERKLYKCPLVYENRKYHIDFNLLEECFEHSKVFVLISPHNPTGTIWNKEVLIKIINLAKKHNVFIISDDVHADFTLTNESHYLISSLDEWVANHSMICLSPAKTFNIPGLEIANLIIENKEIREKFIKEMMALGIHNPNYFSIPAIVSLYKYCTDWIIYLKEYIKNNKKIVKKFFNEYIPLLDITESDGTYLLWINYKKLSINENELAYWINNLSRVKVSLGSEFGKEGDGFFRMNVAMPREKLLEALNRIKNGFCLLNNREI is encoded by the coding sequence ATGAATAATCTTTATAATTTTGATGTGATTATTGATCGCCTAAATACATTTAGTGCTAAATGGAATGTAGATAATGATATTATTCCAATGTCTGTTGCGGATATGGATATTCCAGCACCTCAATTAATGATAGATGAATTAGAAAAATTTAATCGTTTAGGAATTTATGGTTATACTGAATTACCAGCCGATTATTACGAGATAATCAGTGATTATATTTTCGAACAATATCATTATTCTGTTCTCTCTGAAAAAATTGTATTTTGCCCAAGAATAATCCAAGCTGTATCTATTTATATACGAGCATTTACAAAAGAAACTGATGGAATATGCATTCTTTCACCTTCATATAGTCCAATATTAAACACGATAAAATTAAATGAAAGAAAATTATATAAATGCCCTTTGGTTTATGAGAATAGAAAATATCATATTGATTTTAATTTATTAGAGGAATGTTTTGAACATTCTAAAGTATTTGTTTTAATTTCTCCTCATAATCCAACTGGAACGATTTGGAACAAAGAAGTCCTTATTAAAATTATAAACTTAGCTAAAAAACATAATGTATTTATCATTTCCGATGATGTCCACGCAGACTTTACGCTAACAAATGAATCCCACTATCTAATATCATCATTAGATGAATGGGTAGCAAATCACTCAATGATTTGTTTATCCCCAGCAAAAACTTTTAATATTCCTGGATTGGAAATAGCTAACCTAATTATTGAGAATAAAGAAATTCGAGAAAAATTTATAAAAGAAATGATGGCATTAGGTATACATAATCCAAATTATTTCTCTATACCAGCTATTGTTTCGTTATATAAATATTGTACTGACTGGATAATCTATCTAAAAGAATACATAAAGAATAATAAGAAGATAGTAAAAAAATTTTTCAATGAGTATATTCCATTATTAGATATTACTGAAAGTGATGGAACTTATTTACTTTGGATAAACTATAAAAAGCTAAGTATAAATGAAAATGAATTAGCTTATTGGATTAATAATTTATCAAGAGTAAAAGTATCTTTGGGTAGTGAATTTGGAAAAGAGGGAGACGGTTTCTTTCGTATGAATGTCGCTATGCCTAGAGAAAAATTATTAGAAGCATTGAATCGAATCAAAAATGGGTTTTGTTTATTAAACAATAGGGAGATTTAA
- the nhaC gene encoding Na+/H+ antiporter NhaC, whose product MKTTHRTRMPTTLEAFSPIIVMLLLLGLGYALFDLPAEPLMIISTVFAGFLVIKLGHCYLDILNAISEKIAKTMPALLILITVGLLIGTWISGGTIPMMIYYGLKAISPEYLYVTALFLTAIVSICTGTSWGSAGTVGVAFMGVAIGLDANLAATAGAVVAGAYFGDKLSPLSDTTNIASAAAGVDLYEHIAHLLYTTLPSFILSATVYVVYGLNYDFSNVATPEKVNTMIHELEQVYHFNFLLLIPVAIVLWGSITKKPTIPVMLLSAFIAIINAILIQKFSLSDVINSAVNGFDTSMIHHTSVSSDLSRLLNRGGMNSMMGTLLICFCALSFAGVLQLSGALTVIIQKLLTFVHSTLSLIITTILCGLTMIGVTCNGQISILIPGEMLKDAYVEKGLHPKNLSRTAEDSATIIEPILPWTAAGAYMAGTLGVATLSYLPWAILCWSGIIFAIIYGASGIGIAKLKK is encoded by the coding sequence ATGAAAACCACTCATCGCACAAGAATGCCAACAACATTAGAAGCTTTTTCACCAATCATTGTGATGCTATTACTGTTAGGGCTTGGGTATGCTTTATTTGATTTGCCAGCAGAGCCATTAATGATTATTTCAACGGTATTTGCTGGTTTTTTAGTTATTAAATTAGGTCATTGCTATTTAGATATTTTAAACGCCATTTCAGAAAAAATAGCTAAAACAATGCCTGCGCTATTAATTTTAATTACTGTAGGATTATTAATTGGAACTTGGATTAGTGGAGGAACAATTCCTATGATGATCTACTACGGATTAAAAGCGATATCACCAGAATATCTTTATGTGACAGCCTTATTCCTTACTGCTATTGTTTCCATTTGTACTGGAACCTCTTGGGGGTCAGCAGGGACTGTTGGTGTGGCATTTATGGGAGTTGCGATTGGATTAGACGCCAATTTGGCTGCTACGGCAGGTGCTGTGGTCGCTGGTGCGTATTTTGGAGATAAATTATCGCCATTATCTGATACAACCAATATTGCATCCGCAGCTGCTGGCGTAGATTTATATGAGCATATCGCTCACTTACTTTATACAACATTACCATCCTTTATTCTTTCGGCTACTGTCTATGTGGTATATGGTTTAAACTACGATTTTTCTAATGTGGCGACTCCAGAAAAAGTAAATACAATGATTCATGAGTTAGAGCAAGTTTATCATTTTAACTTTCTATTACTTATTCCAGTCGCTATTGTATTATGGGGATCTATTACTAAGAAACCGACTATTCCAGTGATGTTATTATCAGCATTTATCGCAATTATTAATGCTATCTTAATTCAAAAATTCTCTCTATCTGATGTGATTAATAGCGCAGTTAATGGATTTGATACCTCAATGATTCACCATACTTCAGTTAGCTCTGATTTAAGTCGTTTGTTGAATCGTGGTGGAATGAACTCAATGATGGGAACACTATTAATTTGTTTCTGTGCATTATCATTTGCAGGTGTATTACAATTGAGCGGTGCATTAACCGTGATTATTCAAAAATTACTCACCTTTGTTCATTCAACTCTTTCTTTGATTATTACAACGATTCTTTGCGGTTTAACAATGATTGGGGTTACTTGTAATGGGCAAATTTCTATTCTAATTCCAGGAGAAATGCTTAAAGATGCGTATGTAGAAAAAGGATTACATCCAAAAAATCTAAGTCGAACAGCAGAAGATTCCGCAACAATTATTGAACCTATTTTGCCATGGACTGCCGCAGGTGCATATATGGCAGGCACATTAGGTGTTGCAACATTGTCTTATTTACCTTGGGCAATTTTATGTTGGAGCGGTATTATCTTTGCTATCATTTATGGTGCAAGTGGAATAGGTATTGCGAAGCTAAAAAAATAA
- a CDS encoding XylR family transcriptional regulator produces the protein MTEQYYKIALLFNANKVYDRQVVEGIGQYIQASQCMWDIFVEDEFIYHTDTINQLSIDGIIADFDDPKTVELLQHALIPTIAVGGSYKQADFYPHFPYVATDNMILVEMALSHLQEKGLSQFAFYGLQVNTHKHWSIERRDAFVELMEKNHYPIYLYEGVQVHAQNWLEEQQKLIVWLKSLPSHTGIIAVTDARARHLLQACEYSKIAVPEELCVVGIDNEELIQYLSRVSLSSVEQGTREIGYQAAKLLHKLLNGQKVSHTPILIPPITVHSRNSTDYRSLTDPLVIQAMHYIRHRACHRIKVEQVLDHLETSRSNLEQRFKNEMNKTIHQVIHEEKISRAKNLLQQTDISIQEIAEICGYPSIQYFYSVFKKEFEMTPKEFRLNC, from the coding sequence ATGACGGAACAATACTACAAAATTGCCCTCTTATTTAATGCAAACAAAGTATATGATCGGCAGGTGGTGGAGGGTATTGGACAATATATTCAGGCATCGCAATGTATGTGGGATATTTTTGTAGAAGATGAATTTATCTATCATACTGATACCATTAATCAACTTTCTATTGATGGCATTATTGCAGACTTTGATGATCCAAAAACTGTTGAATTATTGCAACACGCTCTTATTCCTACTATAGCAGTTGGTGGATCTTATAAACAGGCTGATTTTTATCCGCACTTTCCTTATGTAGCAACAGATAATATGATATTGGTTGAAATGGCTTTATCTCATTTACAGGAGAAAGGACTGTCACAGTTTGCATTTTATGGTTTGCAAGTAAATACTCATAAGCATTGGTCTATAGAACGAAGAGATGCTTTTGTAGAGTTGATGGAGAAAAATCATTACCCTATTTACCTATATGAGGGTGTGCAGGTTCATGCTCAAAATTGGTTGGAAGAGCAACAAAAGCTAATTGTCTGGTTAAAATCTCTTCCTTCTCATACTGGTATTATTGCTGTTACGGATGCGCGTGCTCGTCATTTATTGCAGGCTTGTGAGTACAGTAAAATTGCTGTACCTGAAGAGCTTTGTGTGGTTGGTATTGATAATGAAGAATTGATCCAATATTTATCGCGTGTGTCCCTTTCCTCCGTAGAACAAGGCACGAGAGAGATTGGTTATCAAGCTGCGAAATTATTACACAAATTACTCAATGGTCAAAAAGTTTCACATACCCCTATTTTAATTCCACCGATTACCGTTCACTCTCGAAATTCTACAGATTATCGATCATTAACAGATCCGCTTGTCATTCAAGCAATGCATTATATTCGTCATCGTGCCTGTCATCGAATTAAAGTAGAACAAGTTTTAGATCATCTTGAAACCTCACGTTCTAATCTTGAACAACGTTTTAAGAATGAAATGAATAAAACAATTCACCAAGTCATCCACGAAGAAAAAATTTCCCGAGCAAAGAATTTATTACAACAAACAGATATTTCTATTCAAGAAATTGCTGAGATTTGCGGCTATCCATCCATTCAATATTTTTATTCTGTTTTTAAGAAAGAATTTGAAATGACTCCTAAAGAGTTTCGACTAAATTGTTAA
- the waaF gene encoding lipopolysaccharide heptosyltransferase II: MNILIIGPSWVGDMMMSHSLYQQLKIQYPSCNIDVMAPNWCKPLLARIPEVRKAIEMPLGHGAFELGTRYRLGKSLREQYDMAIVLPNSLKSAFVPFFAKIVHRRGWKGESRYILLNDLRANKKDYPMMVQRYIALAFEKNAVPKADDIPVLKPYLKVEPAQQAETLKKFEKQTALLGERPIIGFCPGAEFGPAKRWPHYHYAKLAEMLITQGYAVELFGSAKDEPVGEEIRQALPEELREFCVNLAGKTNLNEAVDLIANCTAVVTNDSGLMHIAAAVNRPLIALYGPTSPQYTPPLSDKATIIRLIEGGLIKVRKGDKEGGYHQSLIDITPEMALEKLNELLAK; encoded by the coding sequence ATGAATATTCTAATTATTGGCCCATCTTGGGTTGGCGATATGATGATGTCGCACAGTTTGTACCAGCAACTGAAAATTCAATATCCAAGCTGCAATATTGATGTGATGGCACCGAATTGGTGTAAGCCTTTGCTTGCGCGTATACCAGAGGTGCGTAAGGCGATTGAAATGCCACTAGGGCACGGGGCTTTTGAATTGGGAACTCGTTATCGTTTAGGAAAGTCTTTGCGTGAGCAATATGACATGGCGATTGTTTTACCTAATTCATTGAAATCTGCGTTTGTTCCTTTCTTTGCAAAAATTGTTCATCGTCGTGGTTGGAAAGGCGAAAGCCGTTATATTTTATTGAATGATTTACGAGCCAATAAAAAAGATTATCCAATGATGGTGCAGCGTTATATTGCATTGGCTTTTGAAAAAAATGCTGTACCAAAAGCTGATGATATTCCTGTCTTGAAGCCCTATTTGAAGGTTGAGCCAGCGCAACAAGCTGAAACCTTAAAAAAATTTGAAAAACAAACCGCACTTTTAGGCGAACGTCCAATTATTGGTTTTTGTCCTGGTGCAGAATTTGGCCCAGCAAAACGTTGGCCGCATTATCATTATGCAAAATTAGCAGAAATGTTAATTACCCAAGGCTATGCGGTGGAACTATTTGGTTCTGCTAAAGATGAGCCAGTGGGCGAAGAAATTCGTCAAGCACTGCCAGAAGAATTACGTGAGTTTTGTGTTAATTTAGCAGGAAAAACCAACTTAAATGAAGCGGTGGATTTAATTGCAAATTGTACGGCGGTCGTGACCAATGACAGTGGTTTAATGCATATTGCGGCAGCAGTAAATCGTCCATTGATTGCACTTTATGGCCCAACGAGTCCGCAATACACGCCGCCGCTTTCGGATAAAGCAACGATTATTCGTTTAATTGAAGGTGGATTGATTAAAGTCCGTAAAGGCGACAAAGAGGGCGGTTATCATCAAAGTTTGATTGATATTACGCCGGAAATGGCATTAGAAAAACTGAACGAACTGTTAGCAAAATAA
- a CDS encoding MFS transporter: MTNKVNSYGWKALIGSAVGYAMDGFDLLILGFMLSAISADLNLTPAQGGSLVTWTLIGAVFGGILFGALSDKYGRVRVLTWTIFLFAVFTGLCAIAQGYWDLLIYRTIAGIGLGGEFGIGMALAAEAWPARHRAKAASYVALGWQVGVLGAALLTPLLLPHIGWRGMFLVGIFPAFVAWFLRSHLHEPEIFTQKQTALSTQSSFTDKLRSFQLLIKDKATSKISLGIVVLTSVQNFGYYGIMIWLPNFLSKQLGFSLTKSGLWTAVTVCGMMAGIWIFGQLADRIGRKPSFLLFQLGAVISIVVYSQLTDPDIMLLAGAFLGMFVNGMLGGYGALMAEAYPTEARATAQNVLFNIGRAVGGFGPVVVGAVVLAYSFQTAIALLAIIYIIDMLATIFLIPELKGKALD, from the coding sequence ATGACAAATAAAGTAAACAGTTATGGCTGGAAAGCTTTAATTGGCTCCGCCGTCGGCTATGCAATGGACGGTTTCGATCTTCTCATTTTAGGTTTCATGCTTAGTGCAATTTCCGCAGACTTAAATCTAACACCTGCCCAAGGTGGCTCTCTCGTGACATGGACGCTTATTGGTGCAGTTTTTGGTGGTATTTTATTTGGTGCATTAAGCGATAAATACGGTCGTGTACGGGTACTTACTTGGACCATTTTTCTTTTTGCGGTATTTACTGGTTTATGTGCGATTGCACAAGGTTACTGGGATTTACTGATTTATCGCACAATTGCTGGCATTGGCTTAGGCGGTGAATTTGGAATTGGGATGGCTCTAGCAGCAGAAGCATGGCCTGCACGTCACCGAGCGAAAGCAGCATCTTATGTTGCATTAGGTTGGCAAGTTGGTGTGTTAGGTGCTGCATTACTTACACCATTATTGCTCCCGCATATTGGCTGGCGTGGAATGTTCTTGGTGGGTATTTTCCCAGCATTTGTCGCTTGGTTCTTACGTTCTCATCTACACGAACCTGAAATTTTTACTCAAAAACAAACCGCACTTTCAACGCAATCCAGTTTTACTGATAAATTACGTTCATTCCAGCTTCTTATTAAAGATAAAGCCACGAGCAAAATTAGCCTTGGTATCGTCGTACTTACTTCCGTACAAAACTTCGGTTATTACGGCATTATGATTTGGCTACCTAATTTCTTATCAAAACAACTTGGATTTAGCTTAACTAAATCTGGGCTTTGGACAGCCGTTACCGTCTGCGGTATGATGGCTGGCATTTGGATTTTCGGACAACTTGCCGACCGCATCGGACGCAAACCAAGTTTCTTACTTTTCCAATTAGGCGCAGTGATAAGTATCGTGGTTTACTCACAACTTACCGATCCTGACATCATGCTTCTTGCTGGGGCATTTTTAGGTATGTTTGTGAACGGAATGCTGGGCGGTTACGGTGCATTGATGGCGGAAGCCTACCCAACAGAAGCTCGAGCAACGGCACAAAACGTACTTTTCAATATTGGTCGTGCCGTAGGGGGATTTGGACCTGTGGTTGTGGGCGCAGTTGTACTTGCTTACTCTTTCCAAACTGCCATCGCCCTACTTGCGATTATCTACATAATTGATATGTTAGCGACAATTTTCTTAATCCCTGAATTAAAAGGTAAAGCCTTAGACTAA
- the cysK gene encoding cysteine synthase A yields the protein MTVYADNSYSIGNTPLVRLKHFGHNGNVVVKIEGRNPSYSVKCRIGANMVWQAEKDGTLTKGKEIVDATSGNTGIALAYVAAARGYKITLTMPETMSLERKRLLRGLGVNLVLTEGAKGMKGAIAKAEEIVASDPNRYVTLKQFENPANPQIHRETTGPEIWKDTDGKVDVVVAGVGTGGTITGISRAIKLDFGKQITSVAVEPVESPVISQTLAGEEVKPGPHKIQGIGAGFIPKNLDLSIIDCVETVDSDTALATARRLMAEEGILAGISSGAAVAAADRLAKLPEFADKLIVVILPSASERYLSTALFEGIEG from the coding sequence ATGACAGTTTATGCAGACAATTCTTATTCTATCGGAAATACGCCGCTTGTGCGTTTAAAACATTTTGGTCACAACGGCAATGTGGTAGTTAAAATTGAAGGGCGAAATCCAAGCTACAGCGTGAAATGCCGTATTGGGGCGAATATGGTGTGGCAAGCAGAAAAAGATGGCACGCTCACGAAAGGAAAAGAAATTGTAGATGCAACGAGTGGTAACACAGGTATCGCTTTGGCTTATGTTGCTGCCGCTAGAGGTTATAAAATCACGCTCACCATGCCAGAAACTATGAGTCTTGAAAGAAAACGTTTATTGCGTGGATTGGGTGTGAATTTAGTGCTTACTGAAGGCGCAAAAGGAATGAAAGGTGCGATTGCGAAAGCGGAAGAAATTGTTGCTTCTGATCCAAACCGCTATGTCACGCTTAAACAATTTGAAAATCCAGCTAACCCACAAATTCATCGAGAAACAACAGGCCCTGAAATTTGGAAAGATACGGATGGTAAAGTCGATGTTGTGGTTGCTGGAGTAGGAACAGGCGGCACGATTACGGGTATTTCTCGTGCGATTAAATTAGATTTTGGTAAACAAATCACTTCTGTTGCCGTTGAGCCAGTGGAATCTCCAGTCATTAGTCAAACTTTAGCGGGTGAAGAAGTAAAACCAGGCCCACACAAAATTCAAGGTATCGGTGCGGGTTTCATTCCCAAAAATTTAGATTTATCTATTATTGATTGCGTAGAAACTGTTGATAGTGATACCGCACTTGCCACAGCTCGTCGCTTAATGGCGGAAGAAGGCATTCTTGCAGGTATTTCATCTGGTGCAGCTGTCGCGGCTGCGGATCGTTTAGCTAAATTACCAGAATTTGCTGATAAACTCATTGTTGTTATTTTGCCTTCAGCTTCTGAACGCTATTTAAGCACAGCACTTTTTGAAGGGATTGAAGGATAA
- the cysZ gene encoding sulfate transporter CysZ, whose translation MLNLNELKSGFHYFVMGWHFITQKGLRRFVIIPILLNTVLLCGLFWLFISQISSAIDWVMNFIPDWLGFLSFILLAFSILTILLLFYFTFTTLSGFIAAPFNGLLAEKVEKMLTGENINDDGLADVIKDVPRMFAREWQKLRYSLPKIIALFLLSFIPLVGQTIVPVLTFLFTCWMMAIQYCDYPFDNHKVSFDVMKNALGNQRTQSLTFGGLVTCCTFVPVINLLIMPVAVCGATLMWVENYRNGLRFNMNRPFSSQTGLDVHSENTGIVK comes from the coding sequence ATGTTGAATCTTAATGAATTAAAATCGGGTTTCCATTATTTTGTGATGGGCTGGCATTTCATCACACAAAAAGGTTTACGTCGGTTTGTTATTATTCCAATTTTACTCAATACCGTTTTGCTTTGTGGTTTATTTTGGCTTTTTATTAGCCAAATCAGCAGTGCCATTGATTGGGTAATGAATTTTATTCCTGATTGGCTTGGTTTTCTCAGTTTTATTTTACTGGCATTTTCGATCTTAACTATTTTATTGCTCTTTTATTTTACTTTTACCACGCTTTCTGGCTTTATCGCTGCTCCTTTTAATGGTTTATTGGCGGAAAAAGTAGAAAAAATGCTGACGGGGGAAAATATTAATGATGATGGTCTTGCTGATGTAATAAAAGATGTGCCTCGTATGTTTGCTCGAGAGTGGCAAAAATTACGTTATAGCCTGCCTAAAATTATCGCCTTGTTTTTACTGAGTTTTATCCCTTTGGTTGGGCAAACCATCGTGCCTGTACTTACTTTCTTGTTCACTTGCTGGATGATGGCAATTCAATATTGTGATTATCCTTTTGATAATCATAAAGTTTCTTTTGATGTAATGAAGAATGCGCTTGGCAATCAACGAACTCAAAGTTTAACTTTTGGAGGATTAGTTACGTGCTGTACGTTTGTGCCTGTGATTAATTTATTAATTATGCCTGTTGCAGTATGTGGAGCGACGCTAATGTGGGTAGAAAATTATCGTAATGGCTTACGTTTTAATATGAATAGACCTTTTTCCTCTCAAACGGGGCTTGATGTTCATTCAGAAAATACAGGGATTGTTAAATAG
- the zipA gene encoding cell division protein ZipA, whose amino-acid sequence MDLNTILIIMGIVVLVALILHGLWSNRREKSKYFDKANKFDRTSPTAKSHTQEEMVQPNNISPNTYVENRHTPITQPTTEKAPSEAELIDYRQSDKSVDDIKISIPNAQPIYDMGNHRSETTQPTQPQYDMPTSNNVASMTLEQLEAQSQNVDFNGINSSSPELRVQLAELSHEERQIDYNVSFNEPKAETTAQPKQTTGYIQLYLIPKSSEEFNGAKLVQALENLGFILGKDEMYHRHLDLSVASPVLFSVANLEQPGTFNTYNLAEFNTIGIVFFMRLPSPGNNLANLRMMMRAAHTLAEDLQGVVLTEEQEVFDANAEQTYLARV is encoded by the coding sequence ATGGATTTAAATACAATTTTGATTATTATGGGTATCGTGGTACTTGTCGCCTTAATCCTACACGGATTATGGTCAAATCGTCGTGAGAAATCAAAATATTTCGATAAAGCCAATAAATTTGACCGCACTTCTCCAACAGCTAAATCCCATACGCAAGAAGAAATGGTACAGCCAAACAATATTTCGCCAAATACCTATGTGGAAAATAGGCATACACCAATTACTCAACCAACCACAGAAAAAGCACCATCAGAAGCTGAATTGATCGATTATCGCCAAAGTGATAAAAGTGTGGATGACATCAAAATTTCTATTCCTAACGCACAACCTATTTATGATATGGGCAATCATCGTTCAGAGACAACACAACCAACGCAGCCTCAATACGATATGCCGACCTCAAATAATGTCGCAAGTATGACCTTAGAACAACTTGAAGCACAAAGCCAAAATGTTGATTTTAATGGCATTAATTCATCATCGCCAGAATTAAGAGTGCAGCTTGCAGAATTATCTCACGAAGAACGTCAAATAGACTACAATGTTTCTTTTAATGAACCAAAAGCAGAAACGACAGCTCAGCCAAAACAAACAACTGGCTATATTCAACTTTATCTTATTCCAAAATCTAGCGAAGAATTTAATGGTGCTAAATTAGTGCAAGCTCTTGAAAACTTGGGTTTTATCTTGGGTAAAGATGAAATGTATCATCGCCATTTAGATTTAAGTGTGGCAAGTCCTGTGCTTTTTAGTGTGGCAAATTTAGAACAACCAGGCACATTCAATACTTATAACTTAGCAGAATTTAACACCATAGGAATTGTATTCTTTATGCGATTGCCCTCTCCAGGTAATAATCTTGCTAATTTACGTATGATGATGCGTGCTGCCCATACATTAGCCGAAGATTTACAAGGTGTTGTGCTGACTGAAGAACAAGAAGTCTTTGATGCAAATGCAGAGCAAACCTATCTTGCTCGTGTGTAA
- the ligA gene encoding NAD-dependent DNA ligase LigA — translation MTDIQTKINNLRKTLHQYEYEYHVLDNPTVPDSEYDRLFHQLKALELEHPEFLTSDSPTQRVGAKPLSGFSQIRHEIPMLSLDNAFSDAEFNAFVKRIEDRLIVLPKPLTFCCEPKLDGLAVSILYVNGVLTQAATRGDGTTGEDITANIRTIRNIPLQLLTDNPPARLEVRGEVFMPHAGFERLNKYALEHNEKTFANPRNAAAGSLRQLDPNITSKRPLVLNAYGIGIAEGVDLPTTHYARLQWLKSIGIPVNPEIRLCNGADEVLDFYRDIQNKRSSLGYDIDGTVLKINDIALQNELGFISKAPRWAIAYKFPAQEELTVLNDVEFQVGRTGAITPVAKLEPVFVAGVTVSNATLHNSDEIERLNIAIGDTVVIRRAGDVIPQIIGVLHERRPDNAKPIIFPTNCPVCDSQIIRIEGEAVARCTGGLFCAAQRKEALKHFVSRKAMDIDGVGGKLIEQLVDRELIHTPADLFKLDLTTLTRLERMGAKSAENALNSLENAKSTTLARFIFALGIREVGEATALNLANHFKTLDALKDANLEELQQVPDVGEVVANRIFIFWREAHNVAVVEDLIAQGVHWETVEVKEANENLFKDKTVVLTGTLSQMGRNEAKALLQQLGAKVSGSVSNKTDFVIAGDAAGSKLAKAQELNIEVLTEEEFLAQITR, via the coding sequence ATGACAGATATTCAAACTAAAATAAACAATCTACGCAAAACCTTGCACCAATATGAATACGAATACCACGTTCTAGATAATCCAACCGTGCCTGATAGCGAATATGATCGTCTCTTTCATCAACTAAAAGCTTTAGAACTAGAACATCCTGAATTTCTTACGTCAGATTCGCCAACTCAACGTGTGGGTGCAAAACCACTTTCTGGGTTTAGCCAAATTCGTCACGAAATTCCAATGCTCTCTTTGGATAATGCTTTTTCCGATGCAGAATTCAATGCTTTTGTAAAACGCATTGAAGATCGTTTAATTGTATTGCCTAAACCACTTACTTTCTGTTGCGAACCTAAACTTGATGGCTTAGCTGTGAGTATTTTATATGTTAATGGTGTACTTACCCAAGCTGCCACTCGTGGCGATGGCACTACAGGAGAAGATATTACGGCAAATATCCGCACCATTCGTAATATTCCGTTACAACTTTTAACAGACAATCCTCCAGCTCGTTTAGAAGTGCGAGGCGAAGTTTTTATGCCACACGCAGGCTTTGAGCGTTTAAATAAATATGCGCTAGAACATAATGAAAAAACCTTTGCTAATCCTCGCAATGCAGCGGCAGGTTCTTTACGCCAACTTGATCCTAATATTACCAGTAAACGTCCACTAGTATTAAATGCTTATGGTATTGGAATTGCTGAGGGTGTTGATCTGCCGACTACGCATTATGCTCGTTTGCAATGGCTAAAATCTATCGGTATTCCAGTAAATCCAGAAATTCGTTTATGTAACGGTGCTGATGAAGTTTTAGATTTTTATCGAGATATTCAAAATAAACGTAGCTCGTTAGGTTATGATATTGACGGAACGGTATTAAAAATCAATGATATAGCCTTACAAAATGAACTAGGATTTATTTCTAAAGCACCTCGCTGGGCGATTGCTTATAAATTCCCCGCCCAAGAAGAATTAACGGTGCTGAATGATGTTGAATTCCAAGTGGGGCGAACTGGCGCAATCACACCAGTTGCCAAATTAGAGCCAGTGTTTGTTGCAGGAGTTACAGTAAGTAATGCCACCTTACACAATAGCGATGAAATTGAACGTTTAAATATCGCTATTGGCGATACTGTTGTTATTCGTCGAGCAGGCGATGTAATTCCACAAATTATTGGCGTATTACACGAACGTCGCCCTGATAATGCTAAACCAATCATTTTCCCAACAAATTGCCCTGTGTGCGATTCTCAAATTATTCGTATTGAAGGCGAAGCAGTAGCACGTTGCACGGGAGGATTATTCTGTGCGGCACAGCGTAAAGAGGCGTTAAAACATTTCGTCTCTCGTAAAGCAATGGATATTGATGGTGTAGGCGGAAAATTAATAGAGCAATTAGTCGATCGAGAACTGATTCATACACCTGCGGACTTATTTAAACTTGATTTAACCACGCTCACACGCTTAGAAAGAATGGGCGCAAAATCTGCAGAAAACGCACTCAATAGTCTTGAAAATGCAAAAAGCACGACGCTTGCTCGCTTTATTTTTGCTTTAGGCATTCGTGAAGTGGGCGAAGCCACTGCATTAAATCTTGCTAATCATTTCAAAACTTTAGATGCGCTTAAAGACGCAAATCTTGAAGAACTTCAACAAGTGCCTGATGTAGGGGAAGTTGTAGCGAACCGAATTTTTATATTTTGGCGTGAAGCGCATAATGTTGCTGTCGTTGAGGATTTAATCGCACAAGGCGTACATTGGGAAACCGTGGAAGTAAAAGAAGCCAATGAAAACTTATTTAAAGATAAAACCGTCGTCCTCACAGGTACCCTCTCTCAAATGGGTCGCAACGAAGCAAAAGCATTACTACAACAGCTAGGCGCAAAAGTAAGTGGCTCAGTTTCCAACAAAACGGACTTTGTTATCGCAGGCGATGCAGCAGGCTCTAAACTTGCAAAAGCACAGGAACTAAATATTGAAGTATTAACAGAAGAAGAATTTTTAGCACAGATAACAAGATAA